A window of the Pelagicoccus enzymogenes genome harbors these coding sequences:
- the nadD gene encoding nicotinate-nucleotide adenylyltransferase — protein MSERIGIIGGSFDPIHNGHLIIALDASEQFELDKILFVPAFQAPLKSKAPSSSPAQRMAMTQLATAGEPRFECSDVDFRSESTSYSVRTARTLGAEHPDAELFWILGADQIAQLHHWRNIDELAALVSFIAFERPGSECLLHPELPEHIRILRGKSRPLEISSTEIRERLKSGRSAKYFLPEKVFDYIKAENLYR, from the coding sequence GTGAGTGAACGAATTGGAATCATCGGCGGCAGCTTCGACCCGATACACAACGGGCATCTGATCATCGCCCTCGACGCCTCGGAGCAATTCGAGTTGGACAAAATTCTATTCGTGCCAGCCTTCCAAGCTCCACTGAAGAGCAAAGCCCCGTCCAGCTCACCCGCCCAACGGATGGCCATGACCCAACTCGCGACCGCGGGAGAACCTCGCTTCGAATGTTCCGACGTGGACTTTCGCTCCGAATCGACCAGCTACTCCGTGCGCACGGCCCGTACCCTTGGCGCAGAACATCCAGACGCAGAACTGTTTTGGATCCTCGGAGCAGACCAGATCGCCCAACTCCATCACTGGAGGAACATCGACGAACTCGCAGCCCTCGTCAGTTTCATCGCCTTCGAGCGCCCCGGCTCGGAGTGCCTCCTCCACCCGGAGCTGCCCGAGCATATTCGCATTCTCCGCGGAAAATCGCGGCCGCTGGAGATCAGTTCGACAGAAATCCGCGAACGCCTTAAATCGGGCCGCTCCGCCAAGTACTTCTTGCCAGAGAAAGTCTTTGATTACATCAAGGCCGAAAACCTCTATAGATAG
- a CDS encoding sigma-70 family RNA polymerase sigma factor, whose amino-acid sequence MPEIQESCTQYRTSSPADQQVARFRGSLDWILAHPKWEDALVCSLLMLGFKGKRQGIKQHSALRSLPLEQKQELVRHALAQGLPIPSFAEAKRLAQLWGVTSYRARSDFGRPSQCEWETLSQRLLIRISARYELYKSAQSELFAAYHGLAVAGAVESCSAPSQREDACQEARLALLEAIDHIDPSQNFEAYARRWIKRRVLNFVMTERLPVKAPINVISKSFRGVAGANPLLLKAIREGTLQLDQPDCPEISSDPNLTSEPANSPQRTAMQVEELACLRQALSQLTEKQREVISCRFGLGEHGESLSLSQVADRVGISRQQIFQREKRALQSLKTALVGLQRERQFQVPAASGY is encoded by the coding sequence ATGCCTGAAATCCAAGAGAGCTGCACCCAGTATCGCACGAGCTCCCCCGCAGACCAGCAGGTCGCGCGGTTCCGCGGCAGCCTCGACTGGATCCTAGCACATCCGAAATGGGAAGACGCACTGGTTTGCTCGCTTCTCATGCTCGGGTTCAAAGGGAAAAGGCAAGGCATCAAGCAACACTCCGCGCTTCGGTCGCTCCCGCTCGAGCAAAAACAGGAGCTCGTGCGCCACGCCTTGGCTCAAGGCCTGCCCATTCCAAGCTTTGCCGAAGCGAAGCGGCTTGCCCAGCTGTGGGGAGTCACCTCCTACCGGGCTCGCAGCGATTTCGGAAGACCCAGCCAATGCGAATGGGAGACCCTCAGCCAACGGCTGCTGATTCGGATTTCAGCTCGCTACGAGCTATACAAGTCCGCCCAAAGCGAGCTCTTCGCCGCTTACCACGGCTTGGCAGTCGCCGGGGCTGTCGAGAGCTGCAGCGCGCCATCGCAACGGGAGGATGCCTGCCAAGAAGCGCGCCTGGCTCTGCTGGAGGCGATCGACCACATCGATCCCAGCCAGAATTTCGAGGCATATGCCCGCCGCTGGATAAAACGTCGCGTCCTGAATTTCGTCATGACGGAACGACTCCCCGTAAAAGCTCCTATTAACGTGATATCTAAAAGCTTCCGCGGCGTGGCGGGAGCGAATCCGCTCCTGCTGAAAGCCATTCGGGAAGGAACCCTCCAGCTAGACCAGCCCGACTGCCCTGAAATCTCCAGCGACCCCAATCTGACGAGCGAGCCCGCAAACTCTCCCCAACGCACCGCCATGCAAGTGGAAGAACTCGCTTGCCTGCGCCAAGCCCTCTCGCAACTGACGGAGAAACAGCGCGAGGTCATCAGCTGCCGCTTCGGACTCGGCGAGCACGGGGAAAGCCTTTCGCTCTCCCAAGTCGCCGATCGAGTCGGGATATCTAGGCAGCAGATTTTTCAGAGAGAAAAGCGAGCCCTGCAAAGCCTGAAAACCGCGCTCGTCGGTCTGCAGCGAGAACGCCAGTTTCAAGTTCCTGCTGCCAGCGGATATTGA